One Stigmatopora nigra isolate UIUO_SnigA chromosome 1, RoL_Snig_1.1, whole genome shotgun sequence DNA segment encodes these proteins:
- the sdf4 gene encoding 45 kDa calcium-binding protein: MGVFTNLGCPNLLALSLLLWTLVLGIHVNARPANAPTPKDKPASNKEENEILPPGHLNGVKMELDGHLNKEFHQEVFLGKDMEEFEEDSEPRRNRKKLIDIFSKVDFNKDQSVSAKEMQRWIMEKTEEHFQEAMRENKNSFHAVDPDGDGHVTWDEYRIKFLTSKGFDEKELAEKIKKNEDIKLDDETQEVLESLKDRWFQADNPPADHLLNEQEFLSFLHPEHSRGMLKYMVKEIMRDLDQDGDHKLTLSEFISLPMGTVMNQEGQDIDDDWVRERRKEFLEVLDGDHDGIVTMEELEEYMDPMNEHNALNEAKQMIAVADENQNHSLELDEILKYSEYFTGSKLMDYAKNVHEEF, encoded by the exons ATGGGAGTATTTACAAATCTTGGTTGTCCAAATCTCCTTGCACTGTCACTATTGTTGTGGACATTGGTGCTAGGAATCCATGTAAATGCTCGGCCAGCCAATGCACCCACTCCAAAAGACAAGCCTGCATCCAACAAGGAAGAGAATGAGATTCTTCCACCGGGACACCTTAATGGCGTGAAGATGGAACTAGATGGTCACCTCAACAAGGAATTCCACCAAGAGGTGTTCTTAGGTAAAGATATGGAGGAGTTTGAAGAGGACTCTGAGCCAAGGCGGAACAGAAAGAAGCTTATTGACATTTTCTCCAA AGTGGATTTCAATAAGGATCAAAGTGTAAGCGCCAAGGAGATGCAGCGCTGGATTATGGAGAAGACGGAAGAACATTTTCAAGAGGCCATGAGGGAGAACAAGAACAGCTTCCATGCTGTCGATCCAGATGGTGACG GTCACGTGACTTGGGATGAATACAGGATCAAGTTTCTTACCAGCAAAGGTTTTGATGAAAAAGAACTTGCagagaaaatcaagaaaaatgaaGATATTAAACTGGACGATGAAA CTCAAGAAGTTCTGGAGAGCTTGAAGGACCGCTGGTTTCAGGCTGACAACCCGCCAGCTGACCATTTACTCAATGAGCAGGAGTTCTTGTCATTCTTGCACCCAGAGCACAGCAGAGGCATGTTGAAATACATGGTCAAGGAGATCATGCGTGACTTAG ACCAAGATGGCGACCACAAGCTGACCTTGTCAGAGTTCATCTCCTTGCCTATGGGTACTGTGATGAACCAAGAGGGCCAGGACATTGATGACGATTGGGTTCGAGAACGCAGGAAGGAGTTCCTGGAAGTCCTCGATGGCGACCATGACGGCATTGTCACCATGGAAGAACTGGAG GAGTACATGGATCCAATGAACGAGCACAACGCTCTGAACGAAGCCAAACAGATGATCGCTGTGGCCGACGAAAACCAGAACCACAGTCTGGAACTGGATGAGATTCTCAAGTACAGTGAGTACTTCACTGGCAGCAAACTCATGGACTATGCCAAAAATGTTCACGAGGAGTTTTAA
- the c1qtnf12 gene encoding adipolin, which produces MWFGTAPLVVVLAVCWTYCIHDGVEAKKERKKPKETPLQHTETYNATLSNSEEESGLPKVSDNQRVDPLGSWMDFVKRPVDNFPAKCRKRKRPLPGPPGPPGPPGLQGPPGSPGAEVTQEVLLQEFKEMIKEATERRAMAVDRHPTSSQLPMALLTLQDGMTSYRRIEEAFHCKLKGPVVVDKKTLVELQNFQTPPAKGAFLRGAGMDQSTGRFTAPITGIYQFSANVHIDHSEVKRSKSQLKARDNIRVLICIESLCHRYTSLEMIAGLESNSRIFSVSVQGLLELQVGQYTSIFVDNAASASVTIQNGSDFMGVLLGV; this is translated from the exons ATGTGGTTTGGGACAGCTCCCCTGGTTGTGGTGCTTGCAGTGTGTTGGACTTACTGCATCCATGATGGAGTGGAAGCCAAAAAGGAGCGGAAGAAGCCAAAAGAAACGCCACTTCAACATACAGAGACTTACAACGCCACTCTGTCAAACAGTGAAGAGGAGTCTGGACTTCCAAAG GTTTCTGATAACCAACGAGTGGATCCATTGGGATCATGGATGGACTTTGTCAAACGCCCAGTTGACAACTTTCCTGCAAAGTGTCGCAAACGGAAAAGACCTTTG CCAGGCCCACCTGGTCCTCCAGGTCCCCCTGGCCTACAGGGACCACCTGGCTCACCTGGAGCTGAGGTCACCCAGGAAGTTCTTCTCCAAGAATTCAAAGAGATGATCAAAG AGGCCACAGAGAGACGGGCCATGGCTGTGGATCGACATCCCACTTCTAGCCAGCTTCCCATGGCTCTCCTCACGTTGCAGGACGGCATGACCTCCTACCGGCGGATAGAGGAAGCTTTCCACTGCAAACTCAAGGGACCCGTTGTGGTTGACAAAAAAACTCTGGTGGAGCTCCAGAATTTTCAAACA CCGCCAGCCAAGGGAGCCTTCCTGAGAGGGGCAGGCATGGACCAGTCCACTGGCAGATTCACTGCACCCATCACAGGGATCTACCAGTTCTCGGCTAATGTCCACATTG ATCACAGTGAAGTAAAAAGAAGCAAGAGCCAGCTGAAAGCAAGGGACAATATCCGCGTACTGATCTGCATTGAGTCACTTTGCCACAGATACAC TTCGTTGGAAATGATTGCGGGCTTGGAAAGTAACAGTCGGATATTTAGTGTGAGTGTTCAGGGTCTCCTGGAGCTTCAG GTTGGCCAGTACACTTCCATCTTTGTGGATAATGCTGCCAGTGCCTCTGTCACAATACAGAATGGCTCCGACTTCATGGGTGTGCTTCTCGGCGTGTAA